The window GGCGGCACGCCCGCCCCCCTAGCCTCCCAAGCTCTTCGAGGAGAAACGCGGTGACGGCGCAGGCTCGAGACACAGGCACCTTCGGCCCCGACTCGATGATGTGGCGCGTCAACCGCGAGGTGACGACGCTGTTCGGCGGCGCCCGGGCGCTCCTCATGCACGCCGCCCACCCGCTGGTGGCGGCCGGGGCGCGCCAGACCGGCGGGTACCGCCGGGACCCGTGGGCCCGGCTGGTCCGCACCGTCCAGCTCCAGAACCTCATCACGTTCGGAGGCGAGCGGGCCGCCGGCGAGGCAGCCGAGCGGATCAACAAGCTGCACCGGGTGATCAACGGCGTCGACGAGGTGACCGGCGAGTGGTACGACGCCCTCGACTACGAGCAACTCTTGTGGGT is drawn from Acidimicrobiia bacterium and contains these coding sequences:
- a CDS encoding oxygenase MpaB family protein — translated: MTAQARDTGTFGPDSMMWRVNREVTTLFGGARALLMHAAHPLVAAGARQTGGYRRDPWARLVRTVQLQNLITFGGERAAGEAAERINKLHRVINGVDEVTGEWYDALDYEQLLWV